Proteins encoded together in one Triticum dicoccoides isolate Atlit2015 ecotype Zavitan chromosome 7B, WEW_v2.0, whole genome shotgun sequence window:
- the LOC119336545 gene encoding lipid droplet phospholipase 1-like isoform X5: MASWGGGSVADDWKFAAEQFVRRMPDKVIIHRSQCNSATQTFDGVDLMGERLANEVLSVVEQRRGVKKISIVAHSLGGLVARYAIGRLYECSNRTKCSVGNNREQVECLEGLIAGLKPMNFITFASPHLGSSGNKQLPFLCGLPFLERRASETAHLIVGRTGKHLFLTDSDDGRRPLLLQMVQDHDDIKFRSGLRSFKRRVAYANANFDHMVGWRTSSIRRQHELPKHRLLVRDEKYPHIVHVDRGIMDRNETEVSANLCGPEEEMIRGLTQLQWERVDVSFQKSSQRLVAHNTIQVKSYWLNSDGADVINHMMDNFLI, encoded by the exons ATGGCCTCGTGGGGAGGTGGATCCGT TGCGGATGACTGGAAGTTTGCAGCTGAGCAGTTCGTGAGGCGGATGCCAGACAAAGTGATCATCCACC GGAGTCAATGCAACTCTGCTACACAGACATTTGACGGAGTTGACTTGATGGGAGAAAGGTTAGCAAACGAG GTTCTATCAGTTGTCGAGCAAAGAAGAGGTGTAAAGAAGATCTCAATTGTGGCGCACTCTCTGGGTGGTCTTGTTGCCAGATATGCTATAGGAAGGCTTTACGAATGTAGTAACAGAACTAAATGTTCCGTTGGGAACAACAGAGAGCAAGTTGAATGCTTGGAGGGTCTCATAGCTGGCTTAAAACCTATGAACTTTATAACCTTTGCATCACCACATCTGGGTTCAAGTGGAAACAAACAG CTCCCCTTTCTATGTGGCTTGCCTTTCCTGGAGCGAAGAGCATCAGAAACTGCACATTTGATTGTTGGAAGAACTGGAAAGCATTTATTCCTTACAGACAGTGATGATGGTAGGCGTCCACTCCTTCTTCAAATGGTTCAGGATCATGATGATATAAAATTCAG ATCCGGATTGCGCTCTTTCAAACGACGTGTGGCATATGCGAATGCCAATTTTGACC ATATGGTGGGTTGGAGAACATCGTCAATCCGGCGTCAACacgagttgccaaaa CATCGCCTTCTTGTTCGTGATGAGAAGTATCCACATATAGTCCATGTTGATAGAGGAATTATGGACAGAAATGAAACCGAAGTGAGTGCTAATCTCTGTGGCCCAGAAG AGGAGATGATAAGAGGCCTAACACAACTGCAGTGGGAACGTGTTGATGTGAGCTTCCAGAAAAGTAGTCAAAGATTGGTTGCGCATAACACCATCCAG GTAAAGAGCTATTGGCTTAACTCAGATGGGGCAGACGTTATCAATCACATGATGGATAATTTCCTCATCTAG
- the LOC119336545 gene encoding uncharacterized protein LOC119336545 isoform X4, with the protein MIASSATPMGRAITPTPSAQSRWPGAVAQLHLALRSPAARSGISGRWMGCFRPAPVPAPSSPAVTVAVNEGRGKRPEATEVDMEPARGGGEDLWSVQAEAEVAQGGEYPDHLVVMVNGLVGSADDWKFAAEQFVRRMPDKVIIHRSQCNSATQTFDGVDLMGERFFHQLPFLCGLPFLERRASETAHLIVGRTGKHLFLTDSDDGRRPLLLQMVQDHDDIKFRSGLRSFKRRVAYANANFDHMVGWRTSSIRRQHELPKHRLLVRDEKYPHIVHVDRGIMDRNETEVSANLCGPEEEMIRGLTQLQWERVDVSFQKSSQRLVAHNTIQVKSYWLNSDGADVINHMMDNFLI; encoded by the exons ATGATCGCCTCCAGCGCTACCCCGATGGGCCGCGCCATCACTCCAACCCCCAGTGCCCAGTCCCGGTGGCCGGGTGCCGTTGCGCAGCTCCACCTGGCTCTCCGCTCGCCAGCCGCGCGGAGTGGTATCAGCGGGCGCTGGATGGGATGCTTCAGGCCGGCGCCGGTGCCCGCGCCGTCGTCACCGGCGGTTACGGTGGCGGTGAACGAGGGGAGGGGGAAGCGGCCGGAGGCAACGGAGGTGGATATGGAGCCGGCACGCGGCGGAGGGGAGGATTTATGGAGCGTTCAGGCCGAGGCGGAGGTAGCGCAGGGTGGGGAGTACCCGGATCACCTTGTCGTCATGGTCAATGGCCTCGTGGGGAG TGCGGATGACTGGAAGTTTGCAGCTGAGCAGTTCGTGAGGCGGATGCCAGACAAAGTGATCATCCACC GGAGTCAATGCAACTCTGCTACACAGACATTTGACGGAGTTGACTTGATGGGAGAAAG ATTCTTCCACCAGCTCCCCTTTCTATGTGGCTTGCCTTTCCTGGAGCGAAGAGCATCAGAAACTGCACATTTGATTGTTGGAAGAACTGGAAAGCATTTATTCCTTACAGACAGTGATGATGGTAGGCGTCCACTCCTTCTTCAAATGGTTCAGGATCATGATGATATAAAATTCAG ATCCGGATTGCGCTCTTTCAAACGACGTGTGGCATATGCGAATGCCAATTTTGACC ATATGGTGGGTTGGAGAACATCGTCAATCCGGCGTCAACacgagttgccaaaa CATCGCCTTCTTGTTCGTGATGAGAAGTATCCACATATAGTCCATGTTGATAGAGGAATTATGGACAGAAATGAAACCGAAGTGAGTGCTAATCTCTGTGGCCCAGAAG AGGAGATGATAAGAGGCCTAACACAACTGCAGTGGGAACGTGTTGATGTGAGCTTCCAGAAAAGTAGTCAAAGATTGGTTGCGCATAACACCATCCAG GTAAAGAGCTATTGGCTTAACTCAGATGGGGCAGACGTTATCAATCACATGATGGATAATTTCCTCATCTAG
- the LOC119336545 gene encoding lipid droplet phospholipase 1-like isoform X6: MPDKVIIHRSQCNSATQTFDGVDLMGERLANEVLSVVEQRRGVKKISIVAHSLGGLVARYAIGRLYECSNRTKCSVGNNREQVECLEGLIAGLKPMNFITFASPHLGSSGNKQLPFLCGLPFLERRASETAHLIVGRTGKHLFLTDSDDGRRPLLLQMVQDHDDIKFRSGLRSFKRRVAYANANFDHMVGWRTSSIRRQHELPKHRLLVRDEKYPHIVHVDRGIMDRNETEVSANLCGPEEEMIRGLTQLQWERVDVSFQKSSQRLVAHNTIQVKSYWLNSDGADVINHMMDNFLI; this comes from the exons ATGCCAGACAAAGTGATCATCCACC GGAGTCAATGCAACTCTGCTACACAGACATTTGACGGAGTTGACTTGATGGGAGAAAGGTTAGCAAACGAG GTTCTATCAGTTGTCGAGCAAAGAAGAGGTGTAAAGAAGATCTCAATTGTGGCGCACTCTCTGGGTGGTCTTGTTGCCAGATATGCTATAGGAAGGCTTTACGAATGTAGTAACAGAACTAAATGTTCCGTTGGGAACAACAGAGAGCAAGTTGAATGCTTGGAGGGTCTCATAGCTGGCTTAAAACCTATGAACTTTATAACCTTTGCATCACCACATCTGGGTTCAAGTGGAAACAAACAG CTCCCCTTTCTATGTGGCTTGCCTTTCCTGGAGCGAAGAGCATCAGAAACTGCACATTTGATTGTTGGAAGAACTGGAAAGCATTTATTCCTTACAGACAGTGATGATGGTAGGCGTCCACTCCTTCTTCAAATGGTTCAGGATCATGATGATATAAAATTCAG ATCCGGATTGCGCTCTTTCAAACGACGTGTGGCATATGCGAATGCCAATTTTGACC ATATGGTGGGTTGGAGAACATCGTCAATCCGGCGTCAACacgagttgccaaaa CATCGCCTTCTTGTTCGTGATGAGAAGTATCCACATATAGTCCATGTTGATAGAGGAATTATGGACAGAAATGAAACCGAAGTGAGTGCTAATCTCTGTGGCCCAGAAG AGGAGATGATAAGAGGCCTAACACAACTGCAGTGGGAACGTGTTGATGTGAGCTTCCAGAAAAGTAGTCAAAGATTGGTTGCGCATAACACCATCCAG GTAAAGAGCTATTGGCTTAACTCAGATGGGGCAGACGTTATCAATCACATGATGGATAATTTCCTCATCTAG
- the LOC119336545 gene encoding uncharacterized protein LOC119336545 isoform X3 produces the protein MIASSATPMGRAITPTPSAQSRWPGAVAQLHLALRSPAARSGISGRWMGCFRPAPVPAPSSPAVTVAVNEGRGKRPEATEVDMEPARGGGEDLWSVQAEAEVAQGGEYPDHLVVMVNGLVGSADDWKFAAEQFVRRMPDKVIIHRSQCNSATQTFDGVDLMGERLANELPFLCGLPFLERRASETAHLIVGRTGKHLFLTDSDDGRRPLLLQMVQDHDDIKFRSGLRSFKRRVAYANANFDHMVGWRTSSIRRQHELPKHRLLVRDEKYPHIVHVDRGIMDRNETEVSANLCGPEEEMIRGLTQLQWERVDVSFQKSSQRLVAHNTIQVKSYWLNSDGADVINHMMDNFLI, from the exons ATGATCGCCTCCAGCGCTACCCCGATGGGCCGCGCCATCACTCCAACCCCCAGTGCCCAGTCCCGGTGGCCGGGTGCCGTTGCGCAGCTCCACCTGGCTCTCCGCTCGCCAGCCGCGCGGAGTGGTATCAGCGGGCGCTGGATGGGATGCTTCAGGCCGGCGCCGGTGCCCGCGCCGTCGTCACCGGCGGTTACGGTGGCGGTGAACGAGGGGAGGGGGAAGCGGCCGGAGGCAACGGAGGTGGATATGGAGCCGGCACGCGGCGGAGGGGAGGATTTATGGAGCGTTCAGGCCGAGGCGGAGGTAGCGCAGGGTGGGGAGTACCCGGATCACCTTGTCGTCATGGTCAATGGCCTCGTGGGGAG TGCGGATGACTGGAAGTTTGCAGCTGAGCAGTTCGTGAGGCGGATGCCAGACAAAGTGATCATCCACC GGAGTCAATGCAACTCTGCTACACAGACATTTGACGGAGTTGACTTGATGGGAGAAAGGTTAGCAAACGAG CTCCCCTTTCTATGTGGCTTGCCTTTCCTGGAGCGAAGAGCATCAGAAACTGCACATTTGATTGTTGGAAGAACTGGAAAGCATTTATTCCTTACAGACAGTGATGATGGTAGGCGTCCACTCCTTCTTCAAATGGTTCAGGATCATGATGATATAAAATTCAG ATCCGGATTGCGCTCTTTCAAACGACGTGTGGCATATGCGAATGCCAATTTTGACC ATATGGTGGGTTGGAGAACATCGTCAATCCGGCGTCAACacgagttgccaaaa CATCGCCTTCTTGTTCGTGATGAGAAGTATCCACATATAGTCCATGTTGATAGAGGAATTATGGACAGAAATGAAACCGAAGTGAGTGCTAATCTCTGTGGCCCAGAAG AGGAGATGATAAGAGGCCTAACACAACTGCAGTGGGAACGTGTTGATGTGAGCTTCCAGAAAAGTAGTCAAAGATTGGTTGCGCATAACACCATCCAG GTAAAGAGCTATTGGCTTAACTCAGATGGGGCAGACGTTATCAATCACATGATGGATAATTTCCTCATCTAG
- the LOC119336545 gene encoding uncharacterized protein LOC119336545 isoform X2 has translation MIASSATPMGRAITPTPSAQSRWPGAVAQLHLALRSPAARSGISGRWMGCFRPAPVPAPSSPAVTVAVNEGRGKRPEATEVDMEPARGGGEDLWSVQAEAEVAQGGEYPDHLVVMVNGLVGSADDWKFAAEQFVRRMPDKVIIHRSQCNSATQTFDGVDLMGERLANEVLSVVEQRRGVKKISIVAHSLGGLVARYAIGRLYECSNRTKCSVGNNREQVECLEGLIAGLKPMNFITFASPHLGSSGNKQLPFLCGLPFLERRASETAHLIVGRTGKHLFLTDSDDGRRPLLLQMVQDHDDIKFRSGLRSFKRRVAYANANFDHMVGWRTSSIRRQHELPKHRLLVRDEKYPHIVHVDRGIMDRNETEVSANLCGPEEEMIRGLTQLQWERVDVSFQKSSQRLVAHNTIQETTKGFSPELQN, from the exons ATGATCGCCTCCAGCGCTACCCCGATGGGCCGCGCCATCACTCCAACCCCCAGTGCCCAGTCCCGGTGGCCGGGTGCCGTTGCGCAGCTCCACCTGGCTCTCCGCTCGCCAGCCGCGCGGAGTGGTATCAGCGGGCGCTGGATGGGATGCTTCAGGCCGGCGCCGGTGCCCGCGCCGTCGTCACCGGCGGTTACGGTGGCGGTGAACGAGGGGAGGGGGAAGCGGCCGGAGGCAACGGAGGTGGATATGGAGCCGGCACGCGGCGGAGGGGAGGATTTATGGAGCGTTCAGGCCGAGGCGGAGGTAGCGCAGGGTGGGGAGTACCCGGATCACCTTGTCGTCATGGTCAATGGCCTCGTGGGGAG TGCGGATGACTGGAAGTTTGCAGCTGAGCAGTTCGTGAGGCGGATGCCAGACAAAGTGATCATCCACC GGAGTCAATGCAACTCTGCTACACAGACATTTGACGGAGTTGACTTGATGGGAGAAAGGTTAGCAAACGAG GTTCTATCAGTTGTCGAGCAAAGAAGAGGTGTAAAGAAGATCTCAATTGTGGCGCACTCTCTGGGTGGTCTTGTTGCCAGATATGCTATAGGAAGGCTTTACGAATGTAGTAACAGAACTAAATGTTCCGTTGGGAACAACAGAGAGCAAGTTGAATGCTTGGAGGGTCTCATAGCTGGCTTAAAACCTATGAACTTTATAACCTTTGCATCACCACATCTGGGTTCAAGTGGAAACAAACAG CTCCCCTTTCTATGTGGCTTGCCTTTCCTGGAGCGAAGAGCATCAGAAACTGCACATTTGATTGTTGGAAGAACTGGAAAGCATTTATTCCTTACAGACAGTGATGATGGTAGGCGTCCACTCCTTCTTCAAATGGTTCAGGATCATGATGATATAAAATTCAG ATCCGGATTGCGCTCTTTCAAACGACGTGTGGCATATGCGAATGCCAATTTTGACC ATATGGTGGGTTGGAGAACATCGTCAATCCGGCGTCAACacgagttgccaaaa CATCGCCTTCTTGTTCGTGATGAGAAGTATCCACATATAGTCCATGTTGATAGAGGAATTATGGACAGAAATGAAACCGAAGTGAGTGCTAATCTCTGTGGCCCAGAAG AGGAGATGATAAGAGGCCTAACACAACTGCAGTGGGAACGTGTTGATGTGAGCTTCCAGAAAAGTAGTCAAAGATTGGTTGCGCATAACACCATCCAG gaaacaacaaaaggcttcagTCCAGAACTTCAGAACTGA
- the LOC119336545 gene encoding uncharacterized protein LOC119336545 isoform X1, which yields MIASSATPMGRAITPTPSAQSRWPGAVAQLHLALRSPAARSGISGRWMGCFRPAPVPAPSSPAVTVAVNEGRGKRPEATEVDMEPARGGGEDLWSVQAEAEVAQGGEYPDHLVVMVNGLVGSADDWKFAAEQFVRRMPDKVIIHRSQCNSATQTFDGVDLMGERLANEVLSVVEQRRGVKKISIVAHSLGGLVARYAIGRLYECSNRTKCSVGNNREQVECLEGLIAGLKPMNFITFASPHLGSSGNKQLPFLCGLPFLERRASETAHLIVGRTGKHLFLTDSDDGRRPLLLQMVQDHDDIKFRSGLRSFKRRVAYANANFDHMVGWRTSSIRRQHELPKHRLLVRDEKYPHIVHVDRGIMDRNETEVSANLCGPEEEMIRGLTQLQWERVDVSFQKSSQRLVAHNTIQVKSYWLNSDGADVINHMMDNFLI from the exons ATGATCGCCTCCAGCGCTACCCCGATGGGCCGCGCCATCACTCCAACCCCCAGTGCCCAGTCCCGGTGGCCGGGTGCCGTTGCGCAGCTCCACCTGGCTCTCCGCTCGCCAGCCGCGCGGAGTGGTATCAGCGGGCGCTGGATGGGATGCTTCAGGCCGGCGCCGGTGCCCGCGCCGTCGTCACCGGCGGTTACGGTGGCGGTGAACGAGGGGAGGGGGAAGCGGCCGGAGGCAACGGAGGTGGATATGGAGCCGGCACGCGGCGGAGGGGAGGATTTATGGAGCGTTCAGGCCGAGGCGGAGGTAGCGCAGGGTGGGGAGTACCCGGATCACCTTGTCGTCATGGTCAATGGCCTCGTGGGGAG TGCGGATGACTGGAAGTTTGCAGCTGAGCAGTTCGTGAGGCGGATGCCAGACAAAGTGATCATCCACC GGAGTCAATGCAACTCTGCTACACAGACATTTGACGGAGTTGACTTGATGGGAGAAAGGTTAGCAAACGAG GTTCTATCAGTTGTCGAGCAAAGAAGAGGTGTAAAGAAGATCTCAATTGTGGCGCACTCTCTGGGTGGTCTTGTTGCCAGATATGCTATAGGAAGGCTTTACGAATGTAGTAACAGAACTAAATGTTCCGTTGGGAACAACAGAGAGCAAGTTGAATGCTTGGAGGGTCTCATAGCTGGCTTAAAACCTATGAACTTTATAACCTTTGCATCACCACATCTGGGTTCAAGTGGAAACAAACAG CTCCCCTTTCTATGTGGCTTGCCTTTCCTGGAGCGAAGAGCATCAGAAACTGCACATTTGATTGTTGGAAGAACTGGAAAGCATTTATTCCTTACAGACAGTGATGATGGTAGGCGTCCACTCCTTCTTCAAATGGTTCAGGATCATGATGATATAAAATTCAG ATCCGGATTGCGCTCTTTCAAACGACGTGTGGCATATGCGAATGCCAATTTTGACC ATATGGTGGGTTGGAGAACATCGTCAATCCGGCGTCAACacgagttgccaaaa CATCGCCTTCTTGTTCGTGATGAGAAGTATCCACATATAGTCCATGTTGATAGAGGAATTATGGACAGAAATGAAACCGAAGTGAGTGCTAATCTCTGTGGCCCAGAAG AGGAGATGATAAGAGGCCTAACACAACTGCAGTGGGAACGTGTTGATGTGAGCTTCCAGAAAAGTAGTCAAAGATTGGTTGCGCATAACACCATCCAG GTAAAGAGCTATTGGCTTAACTCAGATGGGGCAGACGTTATCAATCACATGATGGATAATTTCCTCATCTAG